Genomic DNA from Bacteroidales bacterium:
CATGCTTGATAAAAAAAACACCGTCAGATATTTCGTAATGCATCATCTGGGGGAGACCAACTGGCAGGTAGTCGGAGACCTGATGCACTGCATAAAAACCGGCGAAAATGCCATAACTTATAAATACAACACCGACCCTTTCAGCTTCCTAAGAAGCAAGCCTGAAGAAAGCAACAACTTTAACAAAGCCATGACCGAAACTGCAGAGCTTTCTGGCAACATACTTGTCAACTCTTATCCTTTCGGGAAATACAAAAATATTGTAGATATCGGAGGCGGACAAGGGCACCTGCTGTCGCAAATACTGCTAAAACATGTAATGGCAAAAGGAACACTTTTCGACAGGCCCGAAGTGGTTCACAATCTTTCTCCTGACTCACCAATAAAAAAAGTTCAGGAAAGGATTGCCATTACAGGCGGCGACTTCTTTAACGATAAACTTCCCGAAGGTGATTTATTTATTATGAAAAACATTATCCATGATTGGGATGATGACAGGTCAATTACATTATTAAAACATACTGCTTCTTTTATGCAGACCGGCAACCGTTTGCTTCTGATTGAAACCATTATAAAGCCCGACAACAAGCCTTCGTTCGGTAAATACCTTGACATACAGATGATGATAATCACCAGAGGTGGCCGGGAAAGAACACTGCATGAATACAAAACACTGATAGAGAAATCAGGTTTGAATTTTGTCCGTGTTATACATAATGCCACCCCTTTCAGCATTATTGAAATCGAAAATAGACCTTAATTAAATAATAATTTTTAATTTTGCCACAAAATAACTGATATGGACTTTAAGGAAATTCTCTCCGTTTCGGGCAAACCCGGCTTATATAAAATCATAGCTCACACAAAAAACGGACTCATCGTAGAGTCGCTTACTGACAAAAAAAGAATTCCGGTTTATACTACCGACAGAATAAGCAACCTCGAAGATATAAGCATTTTCACCACCGACAAAGAAAAGCCTCTTGTTGAAATTTTAAAGCTTATTTATGAAAAAGAAAATGGTGAAAAATCTTTAGACCACAAATCAGAAGATAAGAAACTTAAAGAATATTTTGAACAGATCTTACCCGATTATGATAAGGACAGGGTTTATGCTTCGGATATCCGTAAAGTCTTTAACTGGTATAATCAGCTTATCGGAAACAAGATGCTTGACTTTACTGAAAAACAAGATGAAGCTAAACCTGAAGAAAAAGCAGAAGATATAAAACCTGAAACTGAAGGAGCTGAAGAAGGCAAAAAGCAGGATAAAGCTAAAAAAGAAACTCCTGCTACAGAAGAATAATGCAGCACGGTTTTTTTATCCGCACAACATGAAAAAATATATCAACGACCTGACCGTATGCGCTAACAAAAAACTCAACCCTCAGTATTTCATTTTAAGCCTTACCTCAAAATATCCTTTACCGGAAATGCTTCCCGGGCAGTTTGTTGAAGTTAAAATAAATAACAATCACGATGTTTTTCTACGTCGGCCTATTTCGATACATCAGGTGGATTACGAAAAAAATATTTTGTATTTGCTTATTAAAGTTGTTGGAAAAGGCACACAAACTTTATCAAAATTAAAAGCCGGTGATACTTTAAACATTATATATCCTCTGGGCAATACATTTACTTATGAGGGCGTAAAAAAAGCACTTCTTGCCGGAGGCGGTTGCGGTATTGCCCCCATGCTTTATCTGGCAGCTTTTCTGCACAAAAACAATATCGAAACTGACATTCTTTTAGGTGGGAGAACATCTGAAGATATATTAGAAGAAGAAGAATTTGAAAAATACGGTAAAGTTTTCGTTGCTACTGATGACGGCAGTCTGGGAGAAAAAGGATTTCTTACAAAACACAGCGTTTTTGAAAATTTATCATCCTATGACCGTCTTTATTGCTGTGGTCCCACCCCTATGATGAAAGTCATGGCCGGTATTGCAACAGAAAAAAACATAGATTGTGAAGTTTCCCTTGAAAACCTTATGGCTTGCGGCATAGGCGCCTGCCTTTGCTGTGTAACTGCTACCACAGAAGGCCATAAATGCGTATGCACCGAAGGTCCGGTGTTTAACACAAAACAACTTATATGGTAGAACTGGGTGTAAATATCGGTAATTTATTTTTTAAAAACCCGGTACTGACAGCTTCCGGGACTTTTGGCTACGGTAGCGAGTTTGAAGATTTTATGGACATCAGCCGACTGGGTGGTATTATTGTAAAAGGCACAACGTTTGAACCCCGTCAAGGCAATGCATATCCACGGATGGCTGAAACAGCTTCAGGAATGCTAAATGCTGTAGGACTTCAAAATAAAGGTGTAGATGCATTTATCAATGAGATTTATCCAAAAATAAAACATTACGATACCAACATTATCGTGAATGTTTCGGGTTCCAAGCTGGAAGATTACATTAGTGTTGCTGAAAAACTAAACGACTTTGACAAAATCCCCGCCATTGAATTGAACATCTCCTGCCCCAATGTTAAAGAAGGAGGTATGGCCTTCGGGACTTCGTGTTCTTCAGCAACAGAGGTAACTTTGGCTGTGCGCAAGGCATATAAAAAAACGCTCATCGTAAAGTTGTCGCCTAATGTTACCAACATCGCTGAGATAGCCCTTGCCGTGGAAGCTGCCGGTGCTGACGGCGTTTCTTTAATCAACACTTTATTGGGAATGGCCATAAATGCCGAAACACAAAGACCAAAACTTTCAACAGTAACAGGAGGTTTGTCAGGGCCGTGCATAAAGCCGGTGGCTTTGCGTATGGTTTGGCAGGTTTTTAAAGTTGTAAAAATCCCCGTCATCGGACTGGGAGGTATCATGAATGCTAACGATGCCATTGAGTTTATGCTTGCAGGTGCAACAGCGATACAAGTTGGTACAGCAAATTTTATTGAGCCTGACATAAGCGCTAAAATAGTGGAAGGTATTGACGAATATTGCAAGCGGCACAATGTCTCATCGGTAAAAAGCCTGACAGGCGGACTGAAATGTTAACAGCAATATTTTTTTCAAAAATGCTGTGAACCATGAAAATTCTCTTAATCAACCCACCACGCTCTCCCGAAAATAAAATTCTGGAGTACGCTCCTGAAGAAGCCAAGCACTTTGTCCATAAAAAACTTATTGGTCCTCCACTTGGACTGCTGACTGTTGCCGCAGCTTTAAAAGATTTTGATGTGATGCTGATTGACATGAAAGGCGAATACGATTTGATACCAGATACGCCACCATTAGCAGAACTCACACATAAATATATTGAAGAATTTCAGCCCGATATTGTCGGAGTAACATTTATTGCATCAGAGTTTCCTTATGGTATGGAGTTATTCCGTGAAGCAAAAAAATATAATTCAAAAATCCTTACTGTTGCCGGCGGGCTGCACACGGTGCTATCCCTAGAAGATTTTACCTGCTCCGAAGTTGACTTGGTGTGCCCGGGGCAATCGGCTGCTATGTTCAGGGAAGTAGTGATTGCACATTCACAGCATAAAAGTTTTGAATACATTGATGGACTTTATATCAATGAAAATAACATACTTAGGCTGACAAGGCCCATACACAAAACCTTCAACGCCTCTCGTGAAGATTTTATCATGCCCGACAGGAGTTTGCTGCAGCGATGGATTTCAACATATATAGTTGGAGGTAGACCGGTTCCGGCAACCTATTTATTCACATCATTGGGATGCCCTTATGAATGTTCTTTTTGTTCGATATGGCCACAATTTAATAAACATTTCTACCAACGTGAGCTGGAAAGCATTATTGATGAACTGAAACAGATACCCGAATACAAAATTGTGCGCTTCGCCGATGCCAATACCATAGTAGATGTAAATTTTATCAGCCGTTTATTCGACCGTATCTTAGAAGAAAAAATTGATAAAGAATATGTGATGGACATCCGCTTCGACACTGCCGTAAAACACCCATGGCTCATCGAGAAACTGGCCAAAGCCGGCCTGAAAGTTGTGATATGCGGCTTCGAATCTTTCAGGGATGAAGAGCTGAAAAAGTATAATAAATCATCGGAAGCAGCCCTC
This window encodes:
- a CDS encoding DUF5606 domain-containing protein encodes the protein MDFKEILSVSGKPGLYKIIAHTKNGLIVESLTDKKRIPVYTTDRISNLEDISIFTTDKEKPLVEILKLIYEKENGEKSLDHKSEDKKLKEYFEQILPDYDKDRVYASDIRKVFNWYNQLIGNKMLDFTEKQDEAKPEEKAEDIKPETEGAEEGKKQDKAKKETPATEE
- a CDS encoding dihydroorotate dehydrogenase electron transfer subunit, which encodes MKKYINDLTVCANKKLNPQYFILSLTSKYPLPEMLPGQFVEVKINNNHDVFLRRPISIHQVDYEKNILYLLIKVVGKGTQTLSKLKAGDTLNIIYPLGNTFTYEGVKKALLAGGGCGIAPMLYLAAFLHKNNIETDILLGGRTSEDILEEEEFEKYGKVFVATDDGSLGEKGFLTKHSVFENLSSYDRLYCCGPTPMMKVMAGIATEKNIDCEVSLENLMACGIGACLCCVTATTEGHKCVCTEGPVFNTKQLIW
- a CDS encoding dihydroorotate dehydrogenase yields the protein MVELGVNIGNLFFKNPVLTASGTFGYGSEFEDFMDISRLGGIIVKGTTFEPRQGNAYPRMAETASGMLNAVGLQNKGVDAFINEIYPKIKHYDTNIIVNVSGSKLEDYISVAEKLNDFDKIPAIELNISCPNVKEGGMAFGTSCSSATEVTLAVRKAYKKTLIVKLSPNVTNIAEIALAVEAAGADGVSLINTLLGMAINAETQRPKLSTVTGGLSGPCIKPVALRMVWQVFKVVKIPVIGLGGIMNANDAIEFMLAGATAIQVGTANFIEPDISAKIVEGIDEYCKRHNVSSVKSLTGGLKC
- a CDS encoding B12-binding domain-containing radical SAM protein codes for the protein MKILLINPPRSPENKILEYAPEEAKHFVHKKLIGPPLGLLTVAAALKDFDVMLIDMKGEYDLIPDTPPLAELTHKYIEEFQPDIVGVTFIASEFPYGMELFREAKKYNSKILTVAGGLHTVLSLEDFTCSEVDLVCPGQSAAMFREVVIAHSQHKSFEYIDGLYINENNILRLTRPIHKTFNASREDFIMPDRSLLQRWISTYIVGGRPVPATYLFTSLGCPYECSFCSIWPQFNKHFYQRELESIIDELKQIPEYKIVRFADANTIVDVNFISRLFDRILEEKIDKEYVMDIRFDTAVKHPWLIEKLAKAGLKVVICGFESFRDEELKKYNKSSEAALIKEAISIFDKNGIMLRGNYVVPNDYTGSDFQALSDYASMHPVVYAGYTILTPMPGTLLYQEMKNEIIDHDLLKYNFFNCVLKTKLPLEKFYENVGKLWLIKKGTDVI